The Cryptomeria japonica chromosome 2, Sugi_1.0, whole genome shotgun sequence region GACCATTAATATGGAAGAGGCTATGTACGTCATGCATTATATAAAGATGGGTTAGCGATGACATAAGCTTCCATCTTTTTAAACAAAGCGGTGAGCTGGGCTTTCATGGCCCCAAGTTTGGCTTCCTCTTGAGGAACTCCAGGGAGAGTGTCAAAGTTGCAGATATGACTCACAACGCTTCCACCCCCTGCTTTTGGACTCACCTTCAGCGTGAACTCAGCTGATGCCAAATTCTTTCCCAGCTCGCCTCCCTCTATGTCTGTGTAGCTGTATATTAACTTCTCTTCGTCAAGAACGTCCACGCGCTCCTTCAC contains the following coding sequences:
- the LOC131028042 gene encoding major allergen Pru ar 1-like, producing MVAGTVTIETESVVAPKRLWNALVKDHELIAREIPELCAGVTFLEGNGGVGSIKQINFTPGATEFSYVKERVDVLDEEKLIYSYTDIEGGELGKNLASAEFTLKVSPKAGGGSVVSHICNFDTLPGVPQEEAKLGAMKAQLTALFKKMEAYVIANPSLYNA